One genomic region from Labeo rohita strain BAU-BD-2019 chromosome 7, IGBB_LRoh.1.0, whole genome shotgun sequence encodes:
- the si:dkey-19b23.8 gene encoding uncharacterized protein si:dkey-19b23.8: MIYLCQTKSEDCMKDLKAVLSCATLGGLLDKQEKHPCDSKKLSPLLSSPTMALASFHLMQTLKNSPAALRRRFRRDRTESLSHGDPLFKVHYLGTKKIFSLDLEQAEDAIDRLLDGAPGKLSKDHALVVRPRYVEVKELSTGRQLTKTYLQDIAYCASHTARPNVFLYICRQPGQQLQCRVFWCSRAERAKDMTACLAMSFQRALNDWQGGCATLPQAEGIAKEPEIPGTPTPKGSTLPASLGKVRWKKRGSVSRSPLRAISRIGSASDNWH; encoded by the exons ATGATTTACCTGTGCCAGACCAAAAGCGAAGATTGCATGAAAG ATCTCAAGGCTGTACTCAGCTGTGCCACACTGGGAGGCTTACTGGACAAGCAGGAGAAGCATCCCTGTGACTCCAAAAAACTGTCTCCGCTTCTATCATCTCCCACGATGGCTCTGGCCTCATTTCATCTGATGCAGACTCTAAAGAACTCGCCGGCGGCTCTGCGTCGACGATTCCGTCGCGACCGAACGGAGAGCCTGTCTCATGGCGATCCCCTCTTCAAGGTGCACTACCTCGGCACCAAGAAGATCTTCTCCCTGGACTTGGAGCAGGCGGAGGACGCCATCGATCGACTGTTGGATGGGGCCCCTGGGAAGCTTTCTAAAGATCACGCCCTGGTAGTGCGACCCCGATATGTTGAAGTTAAAGAACTGAGCACCGGAAGACAGCTCACAAAGACCTACTTGCAGGATATTGCGTACTGTGCTTCGCACACGGCCAGACCCAATGTGTTTCTGTACATCTGCAGGCAGCCCGGTCAGCAACTGCAATGTAGAGTGTTCTGGTGCAGTCGGGCAGAAAGGGCAAAGGACATGACCGCATGCCTGGCGATGTCATTTCAGCGAGCACTCAATGACTGGCAAGGTGGATGTGCCACGTTGCCGCAAGCAGAAGGGATCGCTAAAGAGCCAGAGATTCCTGGTACACCCACACCCAAAGGGTCAACGTTGCCAGCTAGTTTGGGAAAAG TCCGATGGAAGAAGAGGGGGTCGGTGTCCCGCAGTCCTCTCCGTGCCATTTCCAGAATAGGTTCTGCCAGTGACAACTGGCATTGA
- the si:dkey-19b23.7 gene encoding uncharacterized protein si:dkey-19b23.7 isoform X2 — MSSGEQEQRTRLQHFLSELAILGSLQGFHYFQPWLRGREELLLTVVNDDLRWRSPGFAVSVASNFTSSTCSSSYSLDSDYASSPLTGEGPLPQEIQETPDATQQQTPSRNVDSHLLPASPSEREIAVPEMNCTLFLLAGYAKYGQPYAWIRSNHERLVNVGGTDTLVKDTPMKLKSITDWVSTSQGTHVWDVVSELVGLCTMPPPDNPFSLDMRYLQTLSLPERFLVTGALLNFLEMIVVQGSREEPFYDLVVEELKPLRRLHFQSLSEVQRFQGSDRTPSPLPTK, encoded by the exons ATGAGTTCTGGC GAACAAGAACAAAGGACGAGACTTCAGCACTTCCTGTCGGAGCTTGCAATACTGGGTTCTTTACAG GGCTTCCATTATTTTCAGCCCTGGCTAAGAGGGAGAGAGGAACTTCTGTTGACTGTGGTCAATGATGACTTG AGATGGCGTTCACCTGGGTTCGCCGTGTCTGTGGCCTCCAACTTCACCAGCTCAACCTGCAGTAGCAGTTACAGTCTGGACAGCGACTACGCCAGCTCGCCTTTAACAGGAGAAGGGCCACTTCCACAAGAAATACAAGAGACGCCAGACGCCACACAGCAACAAACTCCCAGCAG GAATGTTGATTCTCATCTTCTCCCAGCCTCACCCAGTGAGAGAGAGATTGCTGTTCCT GAAATGAACTGCACCCTGTTCCTGTTAGCCGGCTACGCCAAGTATGGGCAACCTTATGCCTGGATTCGATCCAATCATGAACGCCTAGTAAACGTTGGAGGAACTGATACTCTAGTCAAAGATACACCAATGAAGCTGAAGTCCATCACAGACTGGGTTTCAACATCCCAgg GAACTCATGTGTGGGACGTAGTGAGTGAGCTTGTAGGACTGTGCACCATGCCGCCTCCCGACAACCCCTTTTCTCTGGACATGCGCTACCTCCAAACCCTGTCCCTCCCAGAGCGCTTCCTGGTCACTGGGGCCCTCTTGAATTTCCTGGAGATGATTGTGGTTCAGGGAAGCCGAGAGGAACCCTTCTATGATCTGG TTGTGGAAGAGCTGAAGCCACTGAGACGACTTCATTTCCAAAGTCTTTCTGAGGTCCAAAGGTTTCAAGGCAGCGACAGGACGCCAAGTCCTTTACCCACcaaatga
- the si:dkey-19b23.7 gene encoding uncharacterized protein si:dkey-19b23.7 isoform X1 translates to MSSGMQEQEQRTRLQHFLSELAILGSLQGFHYFQPWLRGREELLLTVVNDDLRWRSPGFAVSVASNFTSSTCSSSYSLDSDYASSPLTGEGPLPQEIQETPDATQQQTPSRNVDSHLLPASPSEREIAVPEMNCTLFLLAGYAKYGQPYAWIRSNHERLVNVGGTDTLVKDTPMKLKSITDWVSTSQGTHVWDVVSELVGLCTMPPPDNPFSLDMRYLQTLSLPERFLVTGALLNFLEMIVVQGSREEPFYDLVVEELKPLRRLHFQSLSEVQRFQGSDRTPSPLPTK, encoded by the exons ATGAGTTCTGGC ATGCAGGAACAAGAACAAAGGACGAGACTTCAGCACTTCCTGTCGGAGCTTGCAATACTGGGTTCTTTACAG GGCTTCCATTATTTTCAGCCCTGGCTAAGAGGGAGAGAGGAACTTCTGTTGACTGTGGTCAATGATGACTTG AGATGGCGTTCACCTGGGTTCGCCGTGTCTGTGGCCTCCAACTTCACCAGCTCAACCTGCAGTAGCAGTTACAGTCTGGACAGCGACTACGCCAGCTCGCCTTTAACAGGAGAAGGGCCACTTCCACAAGAAATACAAGAGACGCCAGACGCCACACAGCAACAAACTCCCAGCAG GAATGTTGATTCTCATCTTCTCCCAGCCTCACCCAGTGAGAGAGAGATTGCTGTTCCT GAAATGAACTGCACCCTGTTCCTGTTAGCCGGCTACGCCAAGTATGGGCAACCTTATGCCTGGATTCGATCCAATCATGAACGCCTAGTAAACGTTGGAGGAACTGATACTCTAGTCAAAGATACACCAATGAAGCTGAAGTCCATCACAGACTGGGTTTCAACATCCCAgg GAACTCATGTGTGGGACGTAGTGAGTGAGCTTGTAGGACTGTGCACCATGCCGCCTCCCGACAACCCCTTTTCTCTGGACATGCGCTACCTCCAAACCCTGTCCCTCCCAGAGCGCTTCCTGGTCACTGGGGCCCTCTTGAATTTCCTGGAGATGATTGTGGTTCAGGGAAGCCGAGAGGAACCCTTCTATGATCTGG TTGTGGAAGAGCTGAAGCCACTGAGACGACTTCATTTCCAAAGTCTTTCTGAGGTCCAAAGGTTTCAAGGCAGCGACAGGACGCCAAGTCCTTTACCCACcaaatga
- the zpax4 gene encoding zona pellucida protein AX 4 isoform X2, which yields MAFGFFSRWLLFQCAVTCVLLDSVNTLQQSSILPQVPIVVECKTRSLFISLDIPPSGSEPRFEAVDARGAYPVTESYGAQCGYTYSVQPLLGRVVLRASYFSCHTDNQNDEVFTFMFGVFIMDQSGTESFFNVSQTCSVPPFSPREVTCEENYMEVSVRTDLPCPTAGSIKDDFSAAYAVAQSSAVEAWQVILQQEGQQSAVMSTEDAATLGYFIMATPGRLVFRTTFGQPYSSVKMVNNVAVEVIQATVFFRQNWMVVMVDLVAACSLDEGSFDGYRLHWRTPAVMTPLVVGPSELRSEYIGMGVDGEVVDEQAATDRGYSVTVSEETVDSSIPYAAEGGIRKSFVMDNVYNELYMVQLTYQQTFVDQRGVVTKHNVVRQMATPPIPRPPFSVNQTTLEERVFQVYLGNIPFDVELVSVELNGQEISVLTAAQMGYSITRVSEENNTFAYIIRVPFEDQFVVKQYVSEGFFEYSLEIKWTLNIMPQMEAYYHFSSVSAFIIDALPPVFDSMCADNGISFMKDHQQYDYLWDIGIGSYTLTPQLASERGYILTNDSTTLILDVPLFTIGYIYEDITLQQFYGTFELLTKNAKTLAIEQSSSKRCLFQTTELLVCSTDGVMTVVSDITKAVPSADPARTTLLDQSCRPQETDETRVLFSFGLNTCGTRFQIDQQYVTYENEIIFHELYSTDTRPVITRDAAYRVTVRCIYPVRGIESLFVDRRFAAETPGIGQMKDPVKVPPQMLKPMQPQKQTIMKPSFQLGVARKPADYARVGQWTSPLDEYAQWSLGPNGGF from the exons ATGgcttttggatttttttcacG aTGGCTGCTTTTCCAGTGTGCAGTAACTTGTGTTCTACTTGACTCCGTAAACACTTTGCAACAGTCCTCCATACTGCCACAAG TTCCCATTGTGGTTGAATGCAAGACCCGTTCCCTGTTTATCTCATTAGACATACCACCTTCTGGCAGTGAGCCTCGTTTTGAGGCTGTTG ATGCCAGGGGTGCATATCCTGTTACAGAGAGCTATGGGGCTCAGTGTGGTTACACTTACTCTGTCCAGCCTCTGCTGGGTCGTGTAGTTCTTAGAGCATCATACTTCTCCTGTCACACAGACAATCAG AATGATGAGGTCTTCACCTTCATGTTTGGTGTGTTCATTATGGATCAGAGTGGCACAGAATCATTTTTCAATGTCTCCCAGACTTGCTCTGTTCCTCCTTTCTCTCCGAGAGAGGTCACTTGTGAGGAGAACTACATGGAG GTGTCTGTGAGAACTGATCTCCCTTGTCCCACAGCTGGCAGTATTAAAGACGACTTCTCTGCAGCTTATGCTGTT GCCCAAAGTTCAGCTGTTGAGGCCTGGCAGGTGATTCTACAACAAGAGGGCCAGCAATCTGCAGTCATGTCAACTGAAGATGCTGCTACTCTGGGCTACTTCATAATGGCCACACCTGGCAGACTTGTGTTTCGAACAACCTTTGGACAACCTTATTCTTCTGTAAAAATG GTCAATAATGTTGCAGTTGAAGTGATCCAAGCCACAGTGTTTTTCAGACAGAACTGGATGGTGGTCATGGTGGACCTGGTTGCTGCCTGTTCACTGg ATGAAGGCTCTTTTGATGGCTACAGACTTCACTGGAGGACCCCTGCAGTAATGACTCCTCTGGTTGTTGGACCCTCTGAGCTAAGGAGTGAGTACATAGGCATGGGAGTTGATGGTGAGGTAGTAGACGAACAGGCTGCAACAGACCGAGGCTACTCTGTGACGGTCAGTGAGGAGACTGTAGACAGTAGCATCCCATATGCTGCCGAGGGAGGGATAAGAAAG AGCTTTGTGATGGACAACGTGTATAATGAACTGTACATGGTCCAGCTGACCTACCAGCAAACATTTGTGGACCAGCGTGGTGTGGTGACCAAGCACAATGTGGTCCGGCAGATGGCTACTCCACCAATTCCTCGTCCTCCCTTTTCAGTTAACC AAACAACACTTGAGGAGCGAGTCTTCCAGGTCTACCTGGGTAATATTCCTTTTGATGTGGAACTGGTGTCCGTAGAGCTGAATGGCCAAGAGATCTCTGTATTGACTGCCGCACAGATGGGATACTCCATCACCAGAGTCTCggaagaaaataatacttttgcGTACATCATTAGGGTGCCGTTTGAAGACCAATTTGTTGTGAAGCAG TACGTTTCGGAGGGCTTTTTTGAGTACTCTTTGGAAATTAAATGGACTTTGAACATCATGCCTCAAATGGAGGCCTATTACCACTTTTCTTCTGTGTCTGCTTTCATCATTGATGCCT TACCTCCAGTGTTTGACAGCATGTGTGCTGACAATGGCATAAGCTTCATGAAGGACCATCAGCAGTACGACTACTTGTGGGACATTGGCATTGGGTCCTACACGCTGACCCCACAGCTGGCATCTGAACGTGGCTACATCCTGACCAATGACAGCACCACGTTAATATTGGATGTGCCTCTGTTTACCATAGGATACATCTATGAG GATATTACTCTGCAGCAGTTCTATGGCACTTTTGAGCTTCTCACCAAAAATGCTAAAACCTTGGCGATTGAGCAGTCCTCGTCCAAACGCTGTCTATTTCAAACCACTGAGCTTTTGG TGTGCTCTACTGATGGTGTGATGACTGTGGTGAGTGACATCACTAAAGCGGTTCCTTCTGCAGACCCTGCCAGAACCACACTATTAGACCAAAGCTGCAGACCCCAAGAAACTGATGAGACCAGAGTCCTCTTCTCTTTTGGACTTAACACTTGTGGCACCAGATTTCAG ATTGATCAGCAGTATGTGACCTATGAAAATGAGATCATATTTCATGAGTTGTATTCCACGGACACCAGGCCAGTCATCACTAGAGATGCTGCGTACAG AGTGACCGTGAGGTGCATTTACCCTGTACGTGGCATTGAAAGCCTTTTTGTGGACCGGAGGTTTGCAGCTGAGACACCTGGAATTGGACAAATGAAGGACCCTGTAAAGG tTCCTCCCCAAATGCTTAAGCCCATGCAACCACAGAAACAAACAATTATGAAGCCCTCTTTTCAGTTAGGTGTTGCAAGGAAACCAGCTGACTATGCACGAGTGGGCCAGTGGACCTCACCCCTAGATGAATATGCCCAGTGGTCATTAG GACCTAATGGAGGCTTTTAG
- the zpax4 gene encoding zona pellucida protein AX 4 isoform X1 — protein MAFGFFSRWLLFQCAVTCVLLDSVNTLQQSSILPQVPIVVECKTRSLFISLDIPPSGSEPRFEAVDARGAYPVTESYGAQCGYTYSVQPLLGRVVLRASYFSCHTDNQNDEVFTFMFGVFIMDQSGTESFFNVSQTCSVPPFSPREVTCEENYMEVSVRTDLPCPTAGSIKDDFSAAYAVAQSSAVEAWQVILQQEGQQSAVMSTEDAATLGYFIMATPGRLVFRTTFGQPYSSVKMVNNVAVEVIQATVFFRQNWMVVMVDLVAACSLDEGSFDGYRLHWRTPAVMTPLVVGPSELRSEYIGMGVDGEVVDEQAATDRGYSVTVSEETVDSSIPYAAEGGIRKSFVMDNVYNELYMVQLTYQQTFVDQRGVVTKHNVVRQMATPPIPRPPFSVNQTTLEERVFQVYLGNIPFDVELVSVELNGQEISVLTAAQMGYSITRVSEENNTFAYIIRVPFEDQFVVKQYVSEGFFEYSLEIKWTLNIMPQMEAYYHFSSVSAFIIDALPPVFDSMCADNGISFMKDHQQYDYLWDIGIGSYTLTPQLASERGYILTNDSTTLILDVPLFTIGYIYEDITLQQFYGTFELLTKNAKTLAIEQSSSKRCLFQTTELLVCSTDGVMTVVSDITKAVPSADPARTTLLDQSCRPQETDETRVLFSFGLNTCGTRFQIDQQYVTYENEIIFHELYSTDTRPVITRDAAYRVTVRCIYPVRGIESLFVDRRFAAETPGIGQMKDPVKVPPQMLKPMQPQKQTIMKPSFQLGVARKPADYARVGQWTSPLDEYAQWSLGGPNGGF, from the exons ATGgcttttggatttttttcacG aTGGCTGCTTTTCCAGTGTGCAGTAACTTGTGTTCTACTTGACTCCGTAAACACTTTGCAACAGTCCTCCATACTGCCACAAG TTCCCATTGTGGTTGAATGCAAGACCCGTTCCCTGTTTATCTCATTAGACATACCACCTTCTGGCAGTGAGCCTCGTTTTGAGGCTGTTG ATGCCAGGGGTGCATATCCTGTTACAGAGAGCTATGGGGCTCAGTGTGGTTACACTTACTCTGTCCAGCCTCTGCTGGGTCGTGTAGTTCTTAGAGCATCATACTTCTCCTGTCACACAGACAATCAG AATGATGAGGTCTTCACCTTCATGTTTGGTGTGTTCATTATGGATCAGAGTGGCACAGAATCATTTTTCAATGTCTCCCAGACTTGCTCTGTTCCTCCTTTCTCTCCGAGAGAGGTCACTTGTGAGGAGAACTACATGGAG GTGTCTGTGAGAACTGATCTCCCTTGTCCCACAGCTGGCAGTATTAAAGACGACTTCTCTGCAGCTTATGCTGTT GCCCAAAGTTCAGCTGTTGAGGCCTGGCAGGTGATTCTACAACAAGAGGGCCAGCAATCTGCAGTCATGTCAACTGAAGATGCTGCTACTCTGGGCTACTTCATAATGGCCACACCTGGCAGACTTGTGTTTCGAACAACCTTTGGACAACCTTATTCTTCTGTAAAAATG GTCAATAATGTTGCAGTTGAAGTGATCCAAGCCACAGTGTTTTTCAGACAGAACTGGATGGTGGTCATGGTGGACCTGGTTGCTGCCTGTTCACTGg ATGAAGGCTCTTTTGATGGCTACAGACTTCACTGGAGGACCCCTGCAGTAATGACTCCTCTGGTTGTTGGACCCTCTGAGCTAAGGAGTGAGTACATAGGCATGGGAGTTGATGGTGAGGTAGTAGACGAACAGGCTGCAACAGACCGAGGCTACTCTGTGACGGTCAGTGAGGAGACTGTAGACAGTAGCATCCCATATGCTGCCGAGGGAGGGATAAGAAAG AGCTTTGTGATGGACAACGTGTATAATGAACTGTACATGGTCCAGCTGACCTACCAGCAAACATTTGTGGACCAGCGTGGTGTGGTGACCAAGCACAATGTGGTCCGGCAGATGGCTACTCCACCAATTCCTCGTCCTCCCTTTTCAGTTAACC AAACAACACTTGAGGAGCGAGTCTTCCAGGTCTACCTGGGTAATATTCCTTTTGATGTGGAACTGGTGTCCGTAGAGCTGAATGGCCAAGAGATCTCTGTATTGACTGCCGCACAGATGGGATACTCCATCACCAGAGTCTCggaagaaaataatacttttgcGTACATCATTAGGGTGCCGTTTGAAGACCAATTTGTTGTGAAGCAG TACGTTTCGGAGGGCTTTTTTGAGTACTCTTTGGAAATTAAATGGACTTTGAACATCATGCCTCAAATGGAGGCCTATTACCACTTTTCTTCTGTGTCTGCTTTCATCATTGATGCCT TACCTCCAGTGTTTGACAGCATGTGTGCTGACAATGGCATAAGCTTCATGAAGGACCATCAGCAGTACGACTACTTGTGGGACATTGGCATTGGGTCCTACACGCTGACCCCACAGCTGGCATCTGAACGTGGCTACATCCTGACCAATGACAGCACCACGTTAATATTGGATGTGCCTCTGTTTACCATAGGATACATCTATGAG GATATTACTCTGCAGCAGTTCTATGGCACTTTTGAGCTTCTCACCAAAAATGCTAAAACCTTGGCGATTGAGCAGTCCTCGTCCAAACGCTGTCTATTTCAAACCACTGAGCTTTTGG TGTGCTCTACTGATGGTGTGATGACTGTGGTGAGTGACATCACTAAAGCGGTTCCTTCTGCAGACCCTGCCAGAACCACACTATTAGACCAAAGCTGCAGACCCCAAGAAACTGATGAGACCAGAGTCCTCTTCTCTTTTGGACTTAACACTTGTGGCACCAGATTTCAG ATTGATCAGCAGTATGTGACCTATGAAAATGAGATCATATTTCATGAGTTGTATTCCACGGACACCAGGCCAGTCATCACTAGAGATGCTGCGTACAG AGTGACCGTGAGGTGCATTTACCCTGTACGTGGCATTGAAAGCCTTTTTGTGGACCGGAGGTTTGCAGCTGAGACACCTGGAATTGGACAAATGAAGGACCCTGTAAAGG tTCCTCCCCAAATGCTTAAGCCCATGCAACCACAGAAACAAACAATTATGAAGCCCTCTTTTCAGTTAGGTGTTGCAAGGAAACCAGCTGACTATGCACGAGTGGGCCAGTGGACCTCACCCCTAGATGAATATGCCCAGTGGTCATTAGGTG GACCTAATGGAGGCTTTTAG
- the si:dkey-19b23.10 gene encoding uncharacterized protein si:dkey-19b23.10, with amino-acid sequence MADHTSPEPESLSFAPMFRLQTEGQRSSHDLYQQGSISGLGPFEVPCEATDGTGSALNGIDQSGNAAYWGNTSPVSSIGLNRNKPQTGVYETDWSSTCHQQEASESYETTGRQQQKLDSFSEAFCSRSTSRMLGGEEHSGFNNVTPPSHALSFPLVLSPPPTPLPPSFSPPKRPQHFLPSQILSQSQIQTQTDGTLQFFPSLPSPSTGRLNHPIWLQLQADDSDGLDLTQHLQQDSNSPLVYSEHGGPHLKQINSMQKDCSLQMSLNSALVQHHHPQACVQQDLGHEHGTSEDHMTWPQMGQSSHSFGPSLHQSSLHVQGSGEGTRFGCGLNFSFGSSDKPLGSSSTQNVPSSVYTGVPFNSVIQMSRELTEDWEQTTPHYTPPPMLNPTRSGTGLFCNLLSSLAVENRALWTDERKDDSQRCINIGPEFQAELPDLIIGREHEMCSEEPVREELLWTPWTELEENDTLLQHVENLLDLSASSVLPGGGANLELALHSLSHCQGNILAALELLLFKNSPPSENYHYSGMDMWTLSEQRLFHKAFAIYGKDFSFIHKMVRTKQVSQCIEFYYNSKRLSEKQNKQREREKESLEKERIAAVVSQVPSAPKTLVNQTSIDRLIHTPSLPTSFPCKQCGKMFYKIKSRNAHMKIHRQQQEDWREKLQIHPNQHHNLNLTRALTHPNQQILTQTHHQNHILTQSLIQNLVQSQTQLAFLQSAKTQSACPTSSTGCMAPTQNPQIVPKAPSLQLHTGHQQTWGSLHSVDTGGLFYNRGSMVNGLHLSIQDSIGKQWADSQ; translated from the exons ATGGCTGACCATACATCTCCTGAGCCCGAGTCGCTCTCTTTTGCTCCTATGTTTCGCCTTCAGACagaaggtcaaaggtcaagccATGACCTTTACCAACAAGGTTCAATAAGTGGGCTCGGCCCGTTTGAGGTTCCGTGTGAAGCCACGGATGGCACTGGAAGTGCTCTAAATGGAATTGATCAATCGGGGAACGCTGCTTACTGGGGGAATACGTCCCCTGTGTCCTCTATAGGACTGAACAGGAACAAGCCACAAACTGGAGTTTATGAGACCGACTGGAGCTCTACCTGCCACCAACAAGAGGCGTCTGAGAGTTATGAAACAACTGGCCGTCAGCAACAAAAACTGGACTCATTCTCAGAGGCCTTTTGCAGTCGTAGCACTTCCCGAATGCTGGGTGGAGAAGAGCATAGCGGTTTTAACAACGTTACTCCTCCATCACATGCACTCTCCTTCCCTCTGGTTCTAAGCCCACCACCAACCCCTTTGCCTCCATCTTTTTCTCCTCCTAAACGACCTCAACATTTTTTGCCCAGCCAGATTTTGAGTCAatcacaaatacaaacacagacGGATGGGACGCTGCAGTTTTTCCCCTCTCTACCTTCGCCCTCCACTGGCAGGTTAAATCATCCGATTTGGCTCCAGCTACAAGCTGACGACAGCGATGGCCTGGATTTAACGCAGCACCTTCAACAAGATTCAAACTCCCCCCTGGTTTATTCAGAGCATGGAGGGCCTcatctaaaacaaataaactcaaTGCAGAAAG ACTGCTCACTGCAAATGTCTCTCAACTCTGCACTGGTtcaacatcatcatcctcaGGCCTGCGTGCAGCAAGATCTGGGTCACGAGCACGGGACATCTGAAGATCACATGACATGGCCTCAG atGGGGCAATCATCCCATTCATTTGGACCTTCTCTGCACCAGTCTAGTCTCCATGTGCAGGGGTCAGGAGAAGGAACTCGATTTGGTTGTGGACTGAACTTCAGTTTTGGGTCCTCAGACAAACCTCTGGGGTCCTCCAGCACACAG AACGTTCCCAGCTCCGTATATACTGGAGTCCCTTTCAACAGTGTGATCCAGATGAGTAGAGAGCTCACGGAGGACTGGGAACAAACGACACCTCACTATACGCCACCTCCAATGCTGAACCCGACACGTAGTGGAACAGGACTCTTCTGCAACCTACTGTCTTCCCTAGCTGTGGAAAACAGAGCACTGTGGACAGACGAGAGGAAAGATGACTCACAAAG GTGCATAAATATAGGCCCAGAGTTCCAAGCTGAGCTGCCAGATCTGATAATAGGAAGAGAGCATGAGATGTGTTCAGAGGAACCAGTCAGGGAGGAGCTGTTATGGACACCTTGGACAGAGTTAGAGGAAAATGACACCCTTTTACAACACg TGGAGAACCTTCTTGACCTGAGTGCCTCCAGTGTTCTACCAGGAGGTGGCGCCAATTTGGAGCTTGCTCTTCATAGCCTGTCTCATTGCCAGGGAAACATTCTA GCAGCACTGGAGCTGCTGTTGTTTAAAAACTCCCCTCCATCAGAAAACTATCACTATTCTG GCATGGACATGTGGACTTTGAGTGAACAAAGACTGTTCCataaagcatttgcaatttatGGAAAAGATTTCTCCTTTATACACAAAAtg GTGAGAACAAAGCAGGTGTCACAGTGTATTGAATTCTACTACAACTCCAAGCGGCTTTcagagaaacaaaacaaacagagggagagagaaaaagaaagtttGGAGAAAGAGAGAATTGCAGCCGTCGTAAGTCAG GTTCCTTCAGCcccaaagacattggttaaccAAACCAGTATTGACAGACTGATTCATACCCCATCACTTCCCACAAGCTTTCCTTGTAAACAATGTGGAAA gatgttttataaaatcaaaagtAGAAATGCTCACATGAAGATCCACCGACAGCAGCAAGAGGACTGGAGGGAAAAACTACAGATACACCCCAACCAGCACCACAACCTTAACCTGACCAGAGCACTGACTCATCCAAACCAGCAAATCTTAACCCAGACCCATCATCAGAATCACATCCTGACTCAGAGTCTGATTCAGAATTTGGTCCAATCACAGACCCAGCTGGCTTTTCTTCAAAGTGCAAAGACTCAGAGTGCATGCCCAACTAGCAGTACAGGTTGCATGGCTCCTACCCAGAATCCACAGATTGTGCCCAAAGCACCTTCCTTACAACTCCACACTGGACATCAGCAGACTTGGGGCTCGCTGCACAGTGTAGACACGGGAGGCCTGTTTTATAACCGAGGCTCCATGGTAAACGGGCTCCATTTAAGCATACAGGACAGTATCGGTAAACAATGGGCTGATTCCCAATAA